Sequence from the Bacteroidales bacterium genome:
CTCCCGAAAAAATTATGAGTGAGATCAGAAAGGTTCATCAATTTACTGTTTTTGCCGTAAATACACCCGTACAATATGCCCTTGCTGAATTTATTCAAAGAGAAGAAGAGTATTTGAGTTTATCAGATTTTTATCAAGAGAAAAGAGATTATTTTAATGAAATGTTGACTAAAATTGGCTTTGATGTTGTTCCCGCATCCGGAACATATTTTCAAGCCGTCAATTTTAATACATTAACTGATGAAACAGACTTTCAATTAGCAGAACGTTTGGTTAAAAAATTTGGTATAGCAGCTGTTCCGATGTCTTCATTTTATCATAATGATGAAAATACAAAAACCTTAAGATTTTGTTTTGCTAAAACAAATGATATACTAAAACAAGCTGCAGAAAGATTAGAAAATTTCTATTCACAAGCTAAAAAACAACTGAATCTTTTCTAATTAAACTTGTATTGTTAATTTAGATTTTATTCTTGATGCAGGATATAATGAAATTATTGATCCGATTAATGTTACTGATATAAATGTTATAACAAAATCAATTGTTTTTACATCAACCGGATATGCATCAACAATATAATATCCGTCTGAAGGAAAAGTTACAATTCCGAAATGTTGTTGAGCATAACTTATTAATCCTCCCAAAAAAATTCCGATAATTCCTCCGGTCATAGTTATTAAGAGACCTTCTGTAAAAAATATTTTTTTTATAGAGCTTAAATCAGAGCCTATGCTTAACAATGTAAAGATATCTTTTTGTTTTTCAATTATAAGCATAGTAACGGAACCAATAATACTGAAAGATGCAATTAATATAATAAATAACATGATTATAAAAGCAGCAAGTCGTTCTGATTTCATAATCTTATAAACATCAAATTGGTCATAAATATCTTTTACATAATAATTATTTCCGAGAATATTTTTTATATCCTTCTTTATTTCCTGAATATCTGAAGGATTTTTTATTTTAATTTCTATAGAACTTACTGTAACACTGTCTCTGTCAGTAAATTTACGAATTGTTTCCAAAGAGCTTATTATGTACTTGGTATCAAATTCGGCATCAATTGAAATCACTCC
This genomic interval carries:
- a CDS encoding ABC transporter permease; its protein translation is MNVPLFIAKRYLFSKKNRNAINIISGISILVVAVSTAALIIVLSSINGFGKLIDEQISTYAPDLKIEIKKGKTFSADDPNIKKISQTEGISYIAEVIEDNILLKHKEKQLICTVKGVPENYGEVFGLDTAITFGLYKTHGNSLNFAVLGAGVSYNLGISVESGESISLWIPNRKSIQILNPEQSFNIINLIPAGVISIDAEFDTKYIISSLETIRKFTDRDSVTVSSIEIKIKNPSDIQEIKKDIKNILGNNYYVKDIYDQFDVYKIMKSERLAAFIIMLFIILIASFSIIGSVTMLIIEKQKDIFTLLSIGSDLSSIKKIFFTEGLLITMTGGIIGIFLGGLISYAQQHFGIVTFPSDGYYIVDAYPVDVKTIDFVITFISVTLIGSIISLYPASRIKSKLTIQV